TTCATGTAAGTTTGACTATCACCAAAACCCAATGCAAGACCATCGGTGTGTGAAAGATTGATTATTCCTTTCTGGAAGGCTTCAGTCGCCCATGCTAAGGCGACACCAATACTTATGGCATCCCAACCCTGTCTTTCTATGAATTGTAAGAGTTTTAGGACTTCTCCCGCATCGGCTATGCTCAAATTCGAGCCTATTGAATAAATCAGTTCATGGTCATAGGATACCTTTATTGTCTTGTACATATGTGGGTCTGCGAATAATTCTCTTAGTGTACCAATGTGGATACATCCAATTGGGCAATGCGAACATGAGATCTGTTGTGCGAGAAAATTTTCAGCAAAATATTCTCCACTGATTCTTTGTGCATTTTCAAAGAAGCCTTGGGAAAAGTTGCGAGTAGGAAGGCTGTGTATTTTTGATAAAGGTACAACATTTGCCGAAGTTCCAAGATCTCTATATTTGTATGTGTTTTCAGAAAAAGCGAGATCTTTGAAGAGTTCATTATAAAATGCTTGGTATTCCTTTTTGTCTGAAATAGAATTATACCTGTTTCCCGAGATCACAACAGCTTTGAGATTCTTTGATCCAAGTATCGCACCTAAGCCAAGTCTTCCAAAATGTCTCGAGGAGTCAACGGTAACACATGCAATTGGCGACAATCTCTCTCCTGCAGGACCTATTCTTACTATGCTCTTTTTTCCTTTTCTGTTGTCTTCTTTTTCACGCAAGATTCTTTCAACTGAAAGTGCACTCCTTCCCCACAAAGATCGACATGGAACTAAATTAACTCTTTCATTGTCGATTGACAGATAAACAGGTTTTTCTGCCTTACCCGTAATTTTGATTACGTGAAATCCAGCAGCGAAGATGGCCAACGAAAGCCTTCCGCCGGCATGCGATTCGCCAAGATCGCCTGTCAAAGGAGATTTAAAGATCGCCACCGTCTTTGAAGCACTTGGGAAATAATTATTAAAGGGACCTATGCCAAAAAAAATCGGTGCTTGTGGTGAAAGAGGATCCAATTCTCTGGTCAATTCTCTCAGAGCAAGATATGTTAAGACCCCCGTACCACCTATGAATCTTGAAAAAAGTTCAGATATATCTTTGACCTTTGTCTGTCCTGTACTGAGATCTATTTCAAGCATTTTGTACATTGCCTATCACCTCTTGCATTTCTAACACATTTGTTGGGCAATACATGACACAGATTCCACAGTGCAAACAAGGCAAAGGAAGTTTTGTTTCCTCATCCCACTGAAGTGCACTTGCACTGCATGCCTTAACACATTTCATACAATGTGTACATTTTTCTTTTTCTAATTCAACGCCATAACCTCTCTTCGAAAGCTTGAGTGCACCTGTAGGACAAACCTGTGCACATTCTGGATCAAGGCAAGCCTGACAGACTCTCACCGAGAATGCCCCTTCAACTCCAGGATAATTTTTCACTCTCATAGCTGATTTTTCTATCCCTATTATGTTATGCCACGCTCTGGAGCATGCAAACATACAAGAATAACAACCTATACATCTTTCTCTGTCCTTGACGGATAATTTTTTGCCCATCTCTGTATTCCCCCAAGGTTGGTTTTTAATCGTATTATGAAAATCTTTCTACGATAACTATAACACTAAAATGACTTTTTAAAGTGTCATAAAATAAAGGCCAAGTTTGGTATAAATGAGATAGAAAACAAAAAGGGGGTCTTCTATGAGAGTGAAGTTTTTACAGCGAGTTTTTCTTTATTCTGTTGGCGTGGTTTTCATTGCTTTTGGTTTGTTAACAGGAGGTTTGTGGCATCCAGTTGAATTGTATAGGAGCCTGGTGAGAATAGTGACCGTACCGGACTATCTTCTAACAGACTATATTGAAATAGGGGGTGTATCAGGGGCTTTCGTCAATTCTGGTCTTTTGATGGTTCTTTTCTCTTGGTTACTTCAACTTCTAAAACTTCCAGTTACTGGTTTGTCTTTCGCATGTGTTTTAACTGTTGGTGGTTTTGCACTGTTTGGGAAAAATATATTCAACGTATGGCCTATAATCATCGGAGTTTACCTATATTCGTTGTACAAGCGTGAACCGTTCTCCAGGTACATTTACGTATCTTATTTTGGTACGGCCATTTCACCTCTTGTAACGCAACTTGCATTTTTTTTGCCAGTTGGTGGTATGGAACAAGTGATATTGTCATATGTTGTTGCGATAATCATTGGTTTTTTCTTGACAGACTTGGCTGCTCATTTTTTGACAACGCACAAAGGTTATAATCTGTACAACGTAGGTTTTACCTGTGGGATAATAGGTATGGTCGCAGCGGCATTCATGAGAACCTATGGATATGAAATACCTTCCAGAAAAGTCTGGTCAAGCGGGAACAATCTTTTGTTGTCGATCTTTATGTTTTTGATCTTTTTCTTGCTCACATATTATGGCTGGAAACTAAATGGAAAATCGTTCAAAGATTATAAAAAATTGATGAAACACTCTGGTAGACTTGTCACCGACTTCATCATTTTAGAAGGTTTTCCAACAACACTTATTAATATGGGGATCCTTGGTTTCATAATGACTTTGTATGTGCTTTTGACTGGTAGTCAGTTGAATGGCCCAACGATTGGGGGCATAATGACAGTCGTTGGTTTTGGAGCATTTGGAAAACATCCAAAAAATGTCTTGCCGATTCTAATAGGGGTGACTATTAGTGCGGTAACCAACAAATACAGCCTCAGTGAACCAAATAATATTCTGGCTGCGT
The DNA window shown above is from Thermotoga profunda AZM34c06 and carries:
- a CDS encoding aldehyde ferredoxin oxidoreductase N-terminal domain-containing protein, giving the protein MYKMLEIDLSTGQTKVKDISELFSRFIGGTGVLTYLALRELTRELDPLSPQAPIFFGIGPFNNYFPSASKTVAIFKSPLTGDLGESHAGGRLSLAIFAAGFHVIKITGKAEKPVYLSIDNERVNLVPCRSLWGRSALSVERILREKEDNRKGKKSIVRIGPAGERLSPIACVTVDSSRHFGRLGLGAILGSKNLKAVVISGNRYNSISDKKEYQAFYNELFKDLAFSENTYKYRDLGTSANVVPLSKIHSLPTRNFSQGFFENAQRISGEYFAENFLAQQISCSHCPIGCIHIGTLRELFADPHMYKTIKVSYDHELIYSIGSNLSIADAGEVLKLLQFIERQGWDAISIGVALAWATEAFQKGIINLSHTDGLALGFGDSQTYMKVLENISSGKNEFYRDLEKGVYHCAKKYGAEDLAIHFNRNMTGPDAFVGYAVGVRHSHLDCAGYSIDQKFLGRQQDLEKEVKMMYEESLWRMITNSLVTCLFARGTYTPNIVEKGLRLLGYDVDIQQLTKVSRVIHGMKYILKERLGFDFEKLKLPAKLTRIYTGRGMITLEDFKERIRIYTQLVLQDKYLAKELLSQQFQ
- a CDS encoding 4Fe-4S binding protein; translated protein: MGKKLSVKDRERCIGCYSCMFACSRAWHNIIGIEKSAMRVKNYPGVEGAFSVRVCQACLDPECAQVCPTGALKLSKRGYGVELEKEKCTHCMKCVKACSASALQWDEETKLPLPCLHCGICVMYCPTNVLEMQEVIGNVQNA
- a CDS encoding DUF1576 domain-containing protein, which translates into the protein MRVKFLQRVFLYSVGVVFIAFGLLTGGLWHPVELYRSLVRIVTVPDYLLTDYIEIGGVSGAFVNSGLLMVLFSWLLQLLKLPVTGLSFACVLTVGGFALFGKNIFNVWPIIIGVYLYSLYKREPFSRYIYVSYFGTAISPLVTQLAFFLPVGGMEQVILSYVVAIIIGFFLTDLAAHFLTTHKGYNLYNVGFTCGIIGMVAAAFMRTYGYEIPSRKVWSSGNNLLLSIFMFLIFFLLTYYGWKLNGKSFKDYKKLMKHSGRLVTDFIILEGFPTTLINMGILGFIMTLYVLLTGSQLNGPTIGGIMTVVGFGAFGKHPKNVLPILIGVTISAVTNKYSLSEPNNILAALFGTTLAPIAGEFGPIWGVIAGFVHTAVVNNVGFLHGGLNLYNNGFAGGLVAMFLVPLIRVFHKGAE